The Methanomicrobiales archaeon HGW-Methanomicrobiales-1 genome includes a region encoding these proteins:
- a CDS encoding PhzF family phenazine biosynthesis protein — protein sequence MQRYRFKKIDAFAMGRSTGNPAGCVYLPQEDALSAEGMQQIARELAGCVNEVVFLYPDEGHTGLRFFSAEREVAFCGHGIIAAMYDLIKNDPVLSLDPVTRIHVGGQELLVRNEIAKADSVFISAPQPVVEKLSVSHDRIAAALRIAPGDISEKHHISCINAGLSTLIVPVDALDTLLSIHPDQQNLREFCLANAIEIILVFSTSTSCAGNSYRTRVFAPIFGYLEDPATGSGNAALGYYLLNEGTWDGRMIAIEQGKSRENPNIIRLVSDTSKVQHSVFFGGNAVVRIEGEYLLHP from the coding sequence ATGCAGCGATACCGGTTTAAAAAAATTGATGCATTTGCCATGGGCCGTTCGACCGGCAACCCGGCAGGTTGCGTGTACCTGCCACAGGAAGATGCCCTGAGCGCCGAAGGCATGCAGCAGATTGCACGGGAACTTGCGGGCTGCGTAAACGAAGTGGTCTTCCTGTACCCTGATGAGGGGCATACCGGCCTCCGGTTTTTTTCAGCGGAACGCGAAGTTGCGTTCTGCGGGCACGGGATTATTGCTGCCATGTACGATCTTATTAAAAATGACCCGGTACTTTCACTTGATCCGGTTACCCGCATTCACGTGGGGGGACAGGAACTGCTTGTCAGAAACGAGATCGCAAAAGCCGATTCGGTCTTTATCAGTGCGCCGCAACCTGTTGTAGAAAAACTATCCGTATCCCATGACAGGATTGCTGCTGCATTGCGGATCGCACCCGGTGACATTTCAGAAAAACATCATATCTCCTGTATCAACGCCGGGCTCTCGACCCTGATCGTACCGGTCGATGCGCTCGACACACTGCTGTCCATTCACCCGGATCAGCAAAACCTGCGTGAATTCTGCCTGGCAAACGCGATCGAGATCATTTTGGTTTTCTCGACCAGTACTTCATGCGCCGGGAACAGTTACCGTACACGGGTATTTGCCCCCATATTTGGGTATCTTGAAGATCCTGCAACGGGTTCGGGCAATGCGGCACTGGGATATTACCTGCTCAACGAAGGAACCTGGGATGGACGCATGATTGCCATCGAACAGGGAAAGAGCAGGGAGAACCCGAATATCATCCGGCTGGTGAGTGACACCTCAAAAGTTCAGCACAGTGTATTTTTCGGGGGCAACGCGGTTGTACGGATTGAAGGGGAGTATCTTCTCCATCCATAA